The DNA sequence TCAGCCTGGATATTCTCAAATCGTTCGCGTCGCCCGCTGGGCCATCGCACTTCCAGGTGATCAACCTGTGTCGCCCGGCCCAGTCCGATATGCAGGCGCGGATCGTTGGCCGATAGAAAACTGGTGCCTGAGACGACCGGCCATGTTTGCGTCTTGCCGCCTGCCGTCACGGTGAGCACAGCGCCTACTGGGTCGCGGCTACTCTGAGTTCCGATCAATCGCACGCTGAGCCAGTGAGAGGCGTTGCCGCCCTCGTTCCTGAGTAACGTTGGACGATCGTCCAGATTGTTGACGATGATGTCAACATCGCCGTCATTGTCGTAATCCAAAAACGCGACACCGCCGCCGATGGATTCGACAATGTACGGTTTCTCTCGATGACCGTTCTCCTGCAAGAAACGACTGAGGCCAGCCGATTCAGTGACATCCACGAAGTGAACAAGCGGACGAGCGTCAGATACCGATGAAGGAATTTGCTTTCTTTCACCAACTGATTGGCGCTGGCACTGAAGCGAGCACACACAGAGCAGGAGCATGCCAAGCGCCCATCTGCGCGTGATGCGCGAATGTGCCGCCGTCATGCTCATGGCTCTGATCCTGCCGCCGGTGCATCGTGCAGCATCGAAGGCTCTGCCTTTCGTTCGACTCGTCCCCGGATAATCAGCCTCACGCCGTTCATGAACCGTGCTGCATCAGAAGGCTCTACTGCCGGGACTGCTGGCTGAGCTGTTGAAACCGCTGGCGGGCCGCTTGACTTTCGCTGGCGCGGCCGGCTTTCTCATACGCTTGCGCCAACCAGTAGTAGGCTGCTGCATCGTTGGGCGCGAGTTGCACGGCCTGTTGTAATTGGTTGATGGCCTGCTCAGCTCGGCCGGCGCCCAGTTCCGCCCGGCCAAGGTTAACCCGGACTTGCGCCGAGCGCGGATCGCGTTTTTGCGCGTGTCGCAGCGTTTGCAAGGCCGCTTCAATCTCGCCTGCCTCTATGTAGGCAGCGCCCAGATTCGAGAGGATGTAGGCTTCCGGTTTTGCGGCAGCAGCTTTTTCTAAAATGGCGACAGCCTCGCGCGCCTTTCCCTGCTGGAGGTAGATCAAGCCCAGGTTGTTTTGCGCCTGCGCATGCGTCGGATCAATGCTTAACACCTGACGGAAGTGCTGTTCAGCATCCGGCAGCTTGCCCAGTTCTAGCAGGACGACGCCAATGCCCAGGTAGCAATCGGCGCACGCCCGATCCAACGCGATGCCACGACGATACTCCAGCACCGCTTCGTTAAACCGACCGGCTTTTTTGAAAGCAACAGCCAGCGCCAATGCTAGTTGCAGATTCTTCGGCTGAGCCAGCGCGTCCCGTTGCAAGGA is a window from the Blastocatellia bacterium genome containing:
- a CDS encoding CRTAC1 family protein codes for the protein MSMTAAHSRITRRWALGMLLLCVCSLQCQRQSVGERKQIPSSVSDARPLVHFVDVTESAGLSRFLQENGHREKPYIVESIGGGVAFLDYDNDGDVDIIVNNLDDRPTLLRNEGGNASHWLSVRLIGTQSSRDPVGAVLTVTAGGKTQTWPVVSGTSFLSANDPRLHIGLGRATQVDHLEVRWPSGRRERFENIQADQRITIEEGRGLYQQNARQQAQ